The proteins below come from a single Tissierella sp. MB52-C2 genomic window:
- the allE gene encoding (S)-ureidoglycine aminohydrolase, with the protein MGYRNDLLSSRSIIKHGSYALITPEGLVNNVIPYFEKCTISIVASPKLGASFVQYLVKMEADGKTTKGFGGNGIETFVYVVSGNLTVTVDGVKYELAEGGYVYSPPNLSMILENNSNNTTELVLYKQRYIPVEGIKEPWVVCNNVNSLEAIFYDGMEDVTMIDLLPTDISFDMNFHILTFKPGGSHPFIETHVQEHGAYLLSGEGIYNLDNNWVGVKKGDFIWMGPYVQQATYAVGYEPLSYVYSKDCNRDPEI; encoded by the coding sequence ATGGGTTATCGTAATGATTTATTAAGTAGTAGATCAATTATAAAACACGGCAGCTATGCCTTAATTACACCAGAAGGACTTGTTAATAATGTTATTCCATATTTTGAAAAATGTACGATTAGTATAGTGGCTTCTCCCAAATTAGGTGCAAGTTTCGTTCAGTATCTAGTAAAAATGGAAGCTGACGGAAAAACTACTAAAGGCTTTGGAGGCAATGGTATTGAAACCTTTGTATATGTAGTATCAGGAAATCTAACTGTTACTGTAGATGGAGTTAAGTATGAATTAGCTGAAGGGGGATATGTATATTCCCCACCGAATCTCAGTATGATCCTTGAAAACAATTCAAATAATACTACAGAGCTTGTACTTTATAAACAAAGATATATCCCTGTTGAAGGAATAAAAGAACCTTGGGTTGTATGTAATAATGTTAACAGCTTAGAAGCAATATTTTATGATGGAATGGAAGATGTTACAATGATAGATTTACTCCCCACAGACATATCCTTTGATATGAACTTCCACATACTTACATTTAAACCAGGAGGTTCACACCCATTTATTGAGACCCATGTTCAAGAACATGGAGCATATTTATTGTCAGGAGAAGGTATATACAACTTAGACAATAATTGGGTTGGAGTTAAAAAAGGTGACTTTATATGGATGGGACCTTATGTACAACAAGCCACTTATGCCGTTGGCTATGAACCTCTATCATATGTTTATTCTAAGGATTGCAACAGAGACCCAGAAATATAG
- the allC gene encoding allantoate deiminase translates to MSIKELDSSYMETEIVNLLDWISQYGKDHKGGISRLLYTEEWVETQNSLLELLREKGFEAYQDEVGNTFGRLEGTTYKDETILTGSHIDTVVNGGKFDGQLGIIGGIIAMEYLRSIYGEPLRNIEVVSIAEEEGSRFPYTFWGSRNIIGNVSREDVKDLKDVKCISFVDTMHNAGFDFKDAKDQGRNDIKAFIELHVEQGGVLEIEGKSIGIVEHIVGQRRFTIEVVGESNHAGTTPMKYRKDSLHGSTKMIQQILDRSIEYGEPLVATIGSMKLVPNTVNVVPGKTIFSLDVRHICEEMLVKFTEDIENIVREVSNKMDLKTSIEMYMSCKPSAMDSELVQIIEEQCKNKGLNYKLMYSGAGHDAQIFTKRYPTALIFVPSHKGISHNPDEFTKTKDLVEGINALIETLYYLAYK, encoded by the coding sequence GTGAGCATTAAGGAACTTGACTCAAGTTATATGGAAACTGAAATAGTCAATTTATTAGATTGGATAAGCCAATATGGTAAAGACCATAAGGGAGGAATTTCAAGACTATTATATACAGAGGAGTGGGTAGAAACTCAAAATTCATTATTAGAATTATTGAGAGAAAAAGGCTTTGAAGCTTATCAAGATGAAGTAGGGAATACTTTTGGAAGGTTAGAAGGAACAACATATAAGGACGAAACTATTTTAACAGGCTCTCATATAGATACAGTAGTAAATGGAGGAAAATTTGATGGTCAATTAGGTATTATTGGTGGAATTATTGCAATGGAGTATTTAAGAAGCATCTATGGAGAACCTCTTAGGAATATAGAGGTAGTTTCCATAGCAGAGGAGGAAGGAAGTCGTTTTCCATATACATTCTGGGGTTCGAGAAATATTATTGGTAATGTAAGTCGAGAAGATGTAAAGGATTTAAAAGATGTGAAATGTATAAGCTTTGTAGATACCATGCATAATGCAGGATTTGATTTCAAGGATGCAAAAGATCAAGGAAGAAATGATATAAAGGCGTTTATAGAACTCCATGTAGAGCAAGGGGGAGTATTGGAGATTGAAGGAAAATCTATTGGTATAGTGGAGCATATAGTAGGACAAAGAAGATTCACAATAGAAGTAGTAGGAGAGTCAAACCATGCAGGTACTACTCCTATGAAATATAGAAAAGATTCTCTTCATGGCTCAACTAAAATGATACAACAAATTTTAGATAGATCCATAGAGTATGGAGAGCCCTTAGTAGCCACAATAGGAAGTATGAAACTAGTTCCTAATACTGTAAATGTAGTCCCTGGCAAAACAATATTCTCCTTAGATGTAAGACATATATGTGAAGAAATGCTAGTTAAATTTACAGAAGATATAGAGAACATTGTAAGAGAAGTATCTAATAAAATGGATTTAAAGACCAGCATAGAAATGTATATGAGCTGTAAACCCTCAGCTATGGACAGTGAGCTGGTACAAATCATTGAGGAACAATGTAAAAATAAAGGACTCAACTACAAATTAATGTATAGTGGTGCAGGCCACGATGCTCAAATATTTACAAAAAGGTATCCAACAGCATTAATATTTGTTCCAAGTCACAAAGGTATAAGCCATAATCCCGATGAATTTACAAAAACTAAGGATTTAGTAGAAGGAATCAATGCATTAATAGAGACTCTATATTATTTAGCATATAAGTAA
- a CDS encoding transposase, which translates to MGRRPRIEYYGAIYHIIHRGNNKAFIFEGDEDKIELLKIMGEVKEMFDFYLLAYAIMDNHYHFVIKTHNISISRIMHRINTRYAKYYNRKKERTGSPFKGRYRSILVQNESYLIGLIRYIHNNPVYNSICNSMTKYKWSSDVFYRMNVGNLINIEELLEMLSIDRLQAIKKYEELMDQPLEDYKILKEEFEQVEFIGNEEFKEALNKENKRQKKISLDDILKSVCKTISDYKLIKEGSRKRYLVKYKQEYACEALSHGYTTEEISKNINITGGAIRKILGGIK; encoded by the coding sequence GTGGGAAGAAGGCCGAGGATAGAATATTACGGTGCAATATATCATATCATTCATAGGGGTAATAATAAGGCTTTTATTTTTGAGGGAGACGAAGATAAAATAGAACTATTAAAGATCATGGGTGAAGTAAAGGAGATGTTTGATTTTTATTTATTAGCCTATGCTATAATGGATAATCACTACCATTTTGTCATAAAAACCCACAACATTTCCATAAGTCGTATAATGCATAGGATAAATACTAGATATGCTAAATATTATAATAGGAAAAAAGAAAGAACAGGCTCTCCCTTTAAAGGTAGATATAGAAGTATTTTAGTTCAAAATGAATCATATCTTATAGGACTAATAAGATATATACATAATAACCCAGTATATAATAGTATCTGTAATTCCATGACCAAATATAAATGGAGCTCAGATGTGTTTTATAGAATGAATGTAGGTAATCTAATAAATATTGAAGAATTATTAGAGATGCTTTCAATAGATAGGCTACAAGCTATAAAAAAGTATGAGGAATTGATGGATCAACCTCTAGAAGATTATAAAATACTAAAAGAAGAGTTTGAACAAGTAGAATTTATAGGTAATGAAGAATTTAAGGAAGCATTAAATAAAGAGAATAAGCGCCAAAAAAAAATTTCTCTTGATGATATATTAAAATCAGTTTGTAAAACAATATCAGATTACAAATTAATTAAAGAAGGTTCCAGAAAAAGATATTTAGTAAAATATAAGCAAGAGTATGCTTGTGAAGCATTAAGTCATGGATATACCACAGAGGAAATAAGTAAAAATATAAATATTACAGGCGGGGCAATAAGAAAGATACTTGGTGGCATTAAATAA
- a CDS encoding cupin domain-containing protein, translating to MIRRFNDYNIEVIDGLKGGKGYVTVINFFEHEDFLGKGRLYGKSIIKPGNSIGYHTHEGDQEAYFIIRGKALYNDNGEETVLEPGDLAICRDGDAHSIESMGEEDLEYIMLILYS from the coding sequence GTGATAAGACGTTTTAATGATTATAATATAGAGGTAATAGATGGACTCAAAGGCGGGAAAGGATATGTAACTGTAATCAACTTCTTTGAACATGAGGACTTTTTAGGGAAGGGAAGGTTATATGGAAAATCAATTATAAAACCAGGTAACTCTATTGGCTATCATACTCATGAAGGGGATCAAGAGGCATATTTTATAATAAGAGGTAAGGCATTATATAATGATAATGGGGAAGAGACAGTTCTTGAACCAGGAGACTTAGCCATATGTAGAGATGGTGATGCACATTCAATTGAATCAATGGGGGAAGAGGATTTAGAATATATTATGTTAATTTTATATAGTTAA
- a CDS encoding alanine--glyoxylate aminotransferase family protein has protein sequence MVQKLVAIPGPTPVVKSIQDEMGREIVAFGDPNFVKDYKELLNDMMELWDATGQVFVIAGTGTMAMEMSIANTMRSGDNILIISNGFFGNRFIEICERRGINVDVIEAKWGEIVSVSDIEKKLSEKHYNAITVTHVDTSTGVAAPVAEIGEMMKKFPDTLYIVDGVCATAAEPEKLNSMNIDILLTGSQKAFGVCPGLAILWAGEKALARRKSFGTIPDYYIDFEKWIPIMEDPSKYFATPAVNLIWALKESVNIIKKEGIENRYNRHIKFARATQAGLESLGFTLLANKEYRAVTLSNVLYMDGIDDAEFRKILAEEGAVVAGGLGAYAGKMFRFGHMGNIDEHYLISVMGAIERTLIRCGIDFEVGKGVGTLLDNLR, from the coding sequence ATGGTACAAAAATTAGTAGCAATACCAGGTCCAACACCTGTAGTTAAAAGTATTCAAGATGAAATGGGAAGAGAAATTGTTGCCTTTGGAGATCCTAATTTCGTAAAGGATTATAAAGAGCTTTTGAATGATATGATGGAGCTATGGGATGCAACAGGGCAAGTATTTGTAATAGCTGGTACAGGTACTATGGCTATGGAAATGTCCATAGCAAATACCATGAGAAGTGGAGATAATATACTTATTATATCGAATGGATTTTTTGGAAATAGATTTATTGAAATCTGCGAAAGAAGAGGAATTAATGTAGATGTAATAGAGGCAAAGTGGGGAGAGATAGTGTCAGTTTCTGATATTGAAAAAAAGTTATCAGAAAAGCATTATAATGCCATAACAGTGACTCATGTAGATACTTCAACGGGAGTAGCTGCGCCAGTAGCTGAAATAGGTGAGATGATGAAAAAATTCCCTGATACTTTATATATTGTAGATGGAGTATGTGCAACAGCAGCTGAACCGGAAAAATTAAATTCTATGAATATAGATATTCTTCTAACAGGATCACAAAAAGCCTTTGGAGTATGTCCAGGATTGGCAATTCTTTGGGCAGGTGAAAAGGCTTTAGCTAGAAGAAAGTCCTTTGGTACCATTCCAGATTATTATATTGACTTTGAAAAATGGATACCAATAATGGAAGATCCATCAAAATATTTTGCAACTCCAGCGGTAAACCTTATTTGGGCTCTTAAGGAATCAGTGAACATAATTAAAAAAGAAGGCATCGAAAATAGATATAATAGACATATTAAATTTGCAAGGGCAACACAGGCAGGTCTTGAATCTTTAGGATTCACTCTTCTTGCAAATAAAGAATATAGAGCTGTTACTTTATCAAATGTGTTATATATGGATGGTATAGATGATGCAGAGTTTAGAAAAATACTTGCAGAAGAAGGTGCTGTTGTAGCAGGTGGGCTTGGAGCTTATGCAGGTAAGATGTTTAGGTTCGGACATATGGGAAATATAGATGAACATTATCTAATATCAGTTATGGGAGCTATAGAGAGAACATTAATAAGATGTGGAATTGATTTTGAAGTTGGTAAAGGCGTAGGTACTTTACTAGACAATTTAAGATAA
- a CDS encoding 5'-nucleotidase C-terminal domain-containing protein has product MNFKNKRILSFFLSMALVIGILVGAVPASAESTTKLTIVHVNDVHGNVTDDGENIIGFAKLKTVVDNLKAENPNVLLLGGGDMIHGTNLVTLSKGDVMINLMNALKFDASVIGNHEFDYNTERLVELKEKAKFPFLGANIVKKDGSKAEFEEYVIKEFEGLKVGIFGLSTEETVYKANPTFFKDIEFSSPVEVAEKMVKKLQDEKVDIIIALTHLGLDEESKKAGATLSSDVAEKVKGIDVIVDGHSHTELPEGKLVEDTLIVQANEHMKRIGIAELEIADGKVVNKTAKLLDYEGTKEVTPNEEIKAEIEKVEEENKKVLETVIGKTTVKLEGERTVVRGNESNLGNLLTDAMLNLSGADVAITNGGGIRASIEAGDITLDNIHTVFPFSNYPVVIEVTGKALLEALEFGNDAYPEVAGKFPHVAGMTYKIDPNKEVGNRIVDLLVNGEKLDLDKKYKVVTNDFMSVGGDGYTMFEGAPVLAQYGLLSEVIAEYITELGEIAPEVEGRVIGLPLETTEAEPVEETQEVVEPVEEEKEEASEQIPAPEVKPEAKKYTVKSGDVLWRIAKEFNTTWEELAKFNSLKNPNLIFPNQVILVP; this is encoded by the coding sequence ATGAACTTTAAAAACAAAAGAATTTTAAGTTTCTTCTTATCAATGGCCCTTGTAATAGGTATATTGGTAGGAGCAGTACCAGCATCAGCTGAAAGTACAACGAAATTGACTATTGTACACGTAAATGACGTACATGGTAATGTAACTGATGATGGAGAGAATATCATTGGATTTGCAAAACTAAAGACTGTAGTAGATAATTTAAAGGCTGAAAACCCAAATGTTCTTTTATTGGGTGGTGGAGATATGATCCATGGAACTAACTTAGTAACATTAAGTAAAGGTGACGTTATGATAAACTTAATGAATGCTTTGAAGTTTGATGCTTCAGTTATAGGTAATCATGAGTTTGATTATAATACTGAAAGATTAGTAGAATTAAAAGAAAAAGCTAAATTTCCTTTCTTAGGAGCAAATATAGTTAAAAAAGATGGTAGTAAAGCAGAGTTTGAAGAATATGTAATCAAAGAATTTGAAGGACTAAAGGTTGGTATTTTTGGTTTATCTACAGAGGAAACAGTATATAAAGCTAACCCAACATTTTTCAAAGATATTGAATTTAGCTCTCCAGTAGAAGTAGCAGAAAAAATGGTTAAAAAATTACAAGATGAAAAGGTAGATATAATAATTGCTTTAACTCACCTTGGCTTAGATGAAGAATCTAAGAAGGCTGGTGCTACTTTATCTTCAGATGTGGCAGAAAAAGTAAAGGGAATAGATGTTATAGTTGATGGTCATAGCCATACTGAATTACCAGAAGGTAAATTAGTAGAAGATACACTAATAGTTCAAGCTAATGAGCATATGAAAAGAATAGGTATAGCTGAACTTGAAATAGCAGATGGTAAAGTTGTTAATAAGACGGCAAAACTATTAGATTATGAAGGAACTAAAGAAGTAACACCAAATGAAGAAATAAAAGCAGAAATAGAAAAAGTTGAAGAAGAAAATAAGAAGGTATTAGAAACTGTTATAGGAAAGACAACAGTAAAATTAGAAGGTGAAAGAACAGTAGTTAGAGGAAATGAATCCAACTTAGGAAACCTTTTAACAGATGCAATGCTTAATTTAAGTGGTGCAGATGTGGCAATTACCAATGGTGGTGGAATTAGAGCTTCAATAGAAGCAGGTGATATTACTCTTGATAATATTCACACTGTATTCCCATTCTCTAACTATCCAGTAGTTATAGAAGTAACAGGAAAAGCATTATTAGAAGCTTTAGAATTTGGTAATGATGCATATCCAGAAGTAGCAGGAAAATTCCCTCATGTTGCTGGAATGACTTATAAAATAGATCCAAATAAAGAAGTTGGAAATAGAATAGTAGATTTATTAGTAAATGGTGAAAAATTAGATTTAGATAAGAAATACAAAGTAGTTACTAATGACTTTATGTCAGTAGGTGGAGACGGATATACAATGTTTGAAGGTGCTCCAGTATTAGCTCAATACGGACTATTATCAGAAGTTATAGCAGAATATATAACTGAATTAGGTGAAATTGCACCTGAAGTAGAAGGTAGAGTAATAGGCTTACCATTAGAGACGACTGAAGCAGAACCTGTGGAAGAGACTCAAGAAGTAGTAGAGCCTGTAGAAGAAGAAAAAGAAGAAGCATCAGAACAAATACCAGCTCCAGAAGTTAAACCAGAAGCAAAGAAATATACAGTAAAATCTGGAGACGTTCTTTGGAGAATAGCTAAAGAGTTTAACACAACTTGGGAAGAATTAGCAAAATTCAATAGCTTAAAAAATCCAAACTTAATATTCCCAAATCAGGTAATATTAGTTCCATAG
- a CDS encoding PucR family transcriptional regulator ligand-binding domain-containing protein — protein MGILLSGLIKMSCFKNARLVAGTVENKNIYVEGITIIERPDIVNWIKGGELLLTSFYSIDKDIETQKSLVQKLAEKGAAALIIKTSRFLTSIPNEVIELADELDFPIIEITGDTKYIDITYPVMGEIFNDQVNKLNYYKDCHKRFTKLSLEMKGISSVAKTLGDLVENPVMIFNSEFNPIAWNNDKYRNIEILDDEIKGLVEKEYPIYSLRIKFLDENDEVHPVIIEPIQLLNGINGYLGVVEKNRIMEDLDFIALETAATTLKLEMLKDVAVKEVELKYKGDLMDDLINGRFESEDSIFNRANILGWNLKRKFIVNIIGISEYENYISCRKTPSEGLHSLMEKIKKRIERVSYYYVTDYISINKGDYIIMLWPLVNDISLKGTYDTIKDFSLELKKVIHNEIGNVNISIGIGGVANNPIEISKSYSEAKDAVDYGHKILGTNSITVFDELGIYKLLCGYEDREALRRFVHPSLLVLRDYDKDKNNELLNTLEKYLSCNLNAVKTAEELYVHYKTVLYRLNRIRELTKLDIDDRANMLEMEIGLKILRIIN, from the coding sequence ATGGGCATACTACTTAGTGGATTAATCAAGATGTCTTGTTTTAAGAATGCAAGATTAGTGGCAGGAACAGTTGAAAATAAAAATATCTATGTGGAAGGCATTACAATAATAGAGAGGCCGGATATAGTCAATTGGATTAAAGGGGGAGAACTTCTATTAACTAGTTTTTATTCAATTGATAAGGATATAGAAACGCAAAAAAGTCTTGTACAAAAACTAGCGGAAAAGGGAGCTGCCGCGCTAATAATTAAAACGTCTAGATTTTTAACTTCTATACCTAATGAAGTAATTGAATTGGCAGATGAATTAGATTTTCCAATCATTGAAATAACAGGAGATACGAAGTATATAGATATTACCTACCCTGTAATGGGGGAAATATTTAATGATCAAGTGAATAAGCTTAATTATTATAAGGATTGTCATAAGAGGTTTACTAAGCTATCCCTTGAAATGAAAGGGATATCCTCTGTGGCCAAGACCCTTGGTGATTTAGTAGAGAACCCAGTAATGATTTTTAATAGTGAATTCAATCCTATAGCATGGAATAATGATAAATATAGGAATATAGAAATACTTGATGATGAGATCAAGGGTTTAGTAGAAAAAGAATATCCAATCTATAGTCTAAGGATAAAATTTTTAGATGAAAATGATGAGGTACACCCTGTAATAATAGAGCCAATTCAATTGCTAAATGGAATAAATGGATATTTAGGGGTAGTGGAAAAAAATAGAATAATGGAGGATTTAGATTTTATTGCCTTAGAGACTGCAGCAACCACTTTAAAGCTAGAGATGTTAAAAGACGTAGCAGTTAAAGAAGTGGAATTAAAATATAAAGGGGATTTAATGGATGATTTAATCAATGGTAGATTTGAATCTGAAGATAGTATTTTTAATAGGGCAAATATATTAGGTTGGAATCTAAAGAGAAAATTCATAGTAAATATTATAGGTATAAGTGAATACGAAAACTATATTTCTTGTAGGAAAACTCCATCAGAAGGACTCCATTCTTTAATGGAAAAGATAAAAAAAAGGATAGAGAGGGTATCTTATTATTATGTTACGGACTATATCTCTATTAATAAAGGGGATTATATAATTATGTTATGGCCTTTGGTAAATGACATAAGTTTAAAGGGAACTTATGATACAATTAAGGATTTTAGTTTAGAGCTTAAAAAGGTTATTCATAATGAAATAGGCAATGTAAATATATCAATAGGTATAGGTGGGGTAGCAAACAATCCAATTGAAATAAGTAAATCTTATTCTGAGGCTAAGGATGCAGTAGATTATGGGCACAAGATACTAGGAACTAATTCTATTACGGTATTTGATGAATTAGGAATATACAAGCTTTTATGTGGATATGAAGATAGAGAAGCATTAAGACGGTTTGTTCATCCTTCTTTATTAGTACTTAGAGACTATGACAAAGATAAGAATAATGAGCTTTTGAATACTCTGGAAAAATATTTATCTTGTAATTTAAATGCAGTAAAAACTGCCGAGGAATTATACGTTCACTATAAGACTGTGTTATATAGATTAAATAGGATAAGGGAATTAACAAAATTAGATATAGATGATAGGGCAAATATGCTTGAAATGGAAATAGGACTAAAGATACTTCGTATAATAAATTAA
- a CDS encoding 5'-nucleotidase C-terminal domain-containing protein has protein sequence MLRNKKIYSLLLALFMVFGIIVPGTAFADGETINITVLGTTDLHANIYNWSYEDGVESEDIGMTKVFSVIQKIREENPNTILIDNGDTIQGTILSDDLYNTREDLANPVIDAMNFMKYDAMILGNHEFNFGIDLIKKIEKEAEFPLLAANATYKEDGSYLVKPYTVVEVSGVKVGILGFTNPNIPKWDGPKVTELKFEDMATAAEKHIKELKEVEKVDVIIASAHAGFETEYGNDGAKAIIEKFPEIAALMVGHGHVTVNEKFGNTVVGAARDQGRQVVRFDLNLKKENDNWVLADNKVEIIEVKEYEASKELVEHSKEAHEKTLEFLEEVIGTAKEDFHPESEIKGIPEAQIRDTAVMDLINNIQLEATGADVAGAALFKSDSNLKAGNLTYASIFDIYKYPNTLVGIEINGEQLKNYMEWSAKYYNTFTPGDINISFNPDIRGYNYDMFQGVDYKVDISKPEGERIVDLRFNGELVKDTDIFKLAVNNYRYGGLKSMGIIDEDLEPYFESDPKALRTYIAEYIRENKEIIPEIDNNWEVVGIDLNHPLRDYLIGEINKGSLELPVSEDGRSYNAKAINAEEMIKKGLIPEEVLKEHNIVVKEVVEPTEKLKEEKAKTTETTTETQEQPEPKKYTVKSGDVLWRIAKEFNTTWQELAKFNSLKNPNLIFPNQVILVP, from the coding sequence ATGTTAAGAAACAAAAAAATCTATAGTTTATTATTGGCACTATTTATGGTGTTTGGAATTATAGTTCCAGGAACTGCATTTGCCGATGGAGAAACTATAAATATTACAGTTCTAGGAACTACAGATTTACATGCCAATATTTATAATTGGTCTTATGAAGATGGAGTAGAAAGTGAAGATATTGGTATGACAAAGGTTTTCTCAGTTATACAAAAAATTAGAGAAGAAAACCCTAATACAATCCTTATAGATAATGGAGATACTATTCAAGGTACAATACTTTCTGATGATTTATATAATACTAGAGAAGACTTAGCTAATCCTGTAATAGATGCTATGAACTTTATGAAATATGATGCTATGATTCTAGGAAATCATGAGTTTAACTTTGGAATAGATTTGATTAAAAAAATAGAAAAAGAAGCAGAGTTTCCACTTTTAGCTGCAAATGCTACTTATAAAGAAGATGGAAGCTATTTAGTAAAGCCTTATACTGTAGTGGAAGTATCAGGAGTTAAGGTAGGAATCCTTGGTTTTACGAACCCAAATATTCCAAAATGGGATGGACCAAAGGTAACAGAATTAAAATTCGAAGATATGGCAACTGCTGCTGAAAAGCATATAAAAGAATTAAAGGAAGTAGAAAAAGTTGATGTTATAATTGCATCTGCCCATGCTGGATTTGAAACAGAGTACGGAAATGATGGTGCAAAGGCAATTATAGAAAAGTTCCCTGAGATTGCTGCATTAATGGTAGGACACGGTCATGTTACAGTAAACGAGAAGTTTGGTAATACAGTAGTAGGAGCAGCGAGAGATCAAGGTAGACAAGTAGTTAGATTTGACCTAAACCTTAAAAAAGAAAATGATAATTGGGTTTTAGCCGATAATAAAGTTGAAATCATAGAAGTAAAAGAATATGAAGCTTCAAAGGAATTAGTAGAACATTCTAAAGAAGCCCATGAAAAAACTTTAGAATTCTTAGAGGAAGTAATAGGTACTGCTAAAGAAGATTTTCATCCAGAGTCAGAAATAAAAGGAATTCCAGAGGCACAAATAAGAGATACAGCTGTAATGGATTTAATTAATAATATACAATTAGAAGCTACAGGGGCAGATGTAGCAGGTGCTGCTTTATTTAAGTCCGATTCAAACTTAAAGGCTGGAAACTTAACTTATGCAAGTATATTTGATATTTATAAATATCCTAATACTTTAGTAGGTATAGAGATAAATGGAGAACAATTAAAAAACTATATGGAATGGTCAGCAAAATATTATAATACATTTACACCTGGAGATATAAACATTAGCTTTAATCCTGATATTAGAGGATATAATTATGATATGTTCCAAGGAGTAGATTATAAAGTAGATATATCTAAGCCAGAGGGAGAAAGAATAGTTGATTTAAGATTTAATGGCGAACTTGTTAAAGATACAGATATATTTAAACTTGCTGTAAATAATTATAGATATGGCGGACTAAAGAGTATGGGTATTATAGATGAAGATTTAGAGCCATATTTTGAATCAGATCCAAAAGCTTTAAGAACATATATAGCAGAATATATTAGAGAAAATAAAGAAATAATACCAGAGATTGATAATAACTGGGAAGTAGTAGGAATAGACTTAAACCATCCTCTAAGAGATTATTTAATAGGTGAAATAAATAAAGGAAGTTTAGAGCTTCCAGTATCAGAAGATGGAAGAAGCTATAATGCAAAGGCAATAAATGCAGAAGAAATGATAAAAAAAGGATTAATTCCAGAAGAAGTATTAAAAGAACATAATATTGTAGTAAAAGAAGTAGTAGAGCCTACAGAAAAATTAAAAGAAGAAAAAGCGAAAACAACAGAGACAACAACAGAAACACAAGAACAACCAGAGCCAAAGAAATATACAGTAAAATCTGGAGACGTTCTTTGGAGAATAGCTAAAGAATTTAATACAACTTGGCAAGAATTAGCAAAGTTTAATAGCTTAAAAAATCCAAACCTAATATTCCCAAATCAGGTAATATTAGTTCCATAA